The Streptomyces sp. RKAG293 genome includes a region encoding these proteins:
- a CDS encoding carbohydrate ABC transporter permease — MSAVRPSWMEKPRPVTRAAKAVALTAVVALVLVPFLIIVSTSLASNQEVVDNGGWVLWPQHPTLRAYHQIFDGGIVGHALMVSAGVTIVGTAVSLACTIGLAYALSRPGVFGGRPVLLLILFTFLFPPGMIPGFLLVKGLGMLDSYSSLVAPVLINVFNLIVLRGFFQSVPEELYEAARLDGAGDWTVLRKIVLPLSKAALAVVGLFYAVSYWNAWFYASIYLNSDHWPLQQVLRTYVINGAQIADTGVSEAGMVSAPQTIQMAVLVVATVPILIVYPFLQKYFTKGVLTGAIKS; from the coding sequence ATGAGCGCCGTCCGACCCAGCTGGATGGAGAAGCCGCGGCCGGTCACGCGGGCGGCGAAGGCCGTGGCGCTGACGGCGGTCGTGGCGCTGGTCCTCGTCCCGTTCCTGATCATCGTCTCGACCAGTCTGGCCTCCAACCAGGAGGTCGTGGACAACGGCGGCTGGGTGCTGTGGCCGCAGCACCCGACGCTGCGCGCCTACCACCAGATCTTCGACGGCGGGATCGTCGGGCACGCACTGATGGTGAGCGCCGGCGTGACGATCGTCGGTACGGCGGTCAGCCTCGCGTGCACCATCGGACTGGCCTACGCGCTGAGCCGCCCGGGAGTCTTCGGCGGCCGTCCGGTGCTGCTGCTGATCCTCTTCACGTTTCTCTTCCCGCCCGGCATGATCCCCGGCTTCCTGCTGGTCAAGGGGCTGGGAATGCTGGACAGCTACTCCTCGCTGGTCGCTCCCGTGCTGATCAACGTCTTCAATCTGATCGTGCTGCGCGGCTTCTTCCAGTCGGTGCCCGAGGAGCTGTACGAGGCGGCCCGGCTCGACGGGGCGGGGGACTGGACGGTGCTGCGGAAGATCGTCCTTCCGCTCTCCAAGGCGGCACTGGCCGTCGTCGGGCTCTTCTACGCGGTCTCGTACTGGAACGCCTGGTTCTACGCGTCGATCTATCTGAACTCCGACCACTGGCCGCTGCAGCAGGTGCTGCGGACGTATGTGATCAACGGCGCGCAGATCGCCGACACCGGGGTGAGCGAGGCGGGCATGGTGTCCGCGCCGCAGACGATCCAGATGGCGGTGCTCGTCGTGGCCACGGTGCCGATCCTCATCGTCTACCCCTTCCTGCAGAAGTACTTCACCAAGGGCGTGCTCACCGGCGCCATCAAGAGCTGA
- a CDS encoding ATP-binding protein, with amino-acid sequence MLDPLAALTDAFTGFLFGKVESTRLPVRTSTGQAQAVYLPTAAPGLGDSGVIIGREVYSGKGYIYDPFQLYGQQLPAPHWLVLGESGNGKSALEKTYVLRQLRFRDRQVVVLDAQGEDGVGEWNLIAKALGITPIRLDPMAALNGGIKLNPLDPAIAATGQLALLRTIIEVAMGRALDERSGFALKVAHAYVTETTTERQPILTDIVERLRHPMPDSAEAMNVDVDDVRAWGLDVALVLDRLVDGDLRGMFDGPTTNGIDLDAPLIVFDLSHIDRNSIAMPILMAIVGVWLEHTWIRPDRVKRVFLVEEAWHIINSPFVAQLFQRLLKFGRRLGLSFVAVVHHLSDVVDGAAAKEAAAILKMASTRTIYAQKADEARATGLVLGLPRWAVEIIPTLTPGIAVWDVNGNVQVVKHLITESERPLVFTDSAMTQSSVDHTAQVEAEAVADAAAAAEVSLAKQLADDAVA; translated from the coding sequence ATGCTGGACCCCCTCGCCGCGCTCACCGACGCGTTCACCGGCTTCCTGTTCGGGAAGGTGGAGTCGACGCGGCTGCCCGTCCGCACGTCCACCGGGCAGGCGCAGGCCGTGTACCTGCCCACCGCGGCCCCCGGCCTCGGCGACTCCGGCGTGATCATCGGCCGCGAGGTGTACTCCGGCAAGGGCTACATCTACGACCCGTTCCAGCTCTACGGCCAGCAGCTGCCCGCCCCGCACTGGCTGGTGCTCGGCGAGTCCGGCAACGGCAAGTCCGCGCTGGAGAAGACGTACGTGCTGCGCCAGCTGCGCTTCCGCGACCGCCAGGTCGTCGTGCTGGACGCCCAGGGCGAGGACGGCGTCGGCGAGTGGAACCTGATCGCGAAGGCGCTCGGAATAACTCCCATCCGCCTGGACCCGATGGCCGCCCTCAACGGCGGCATCAAGCTCAACCCGCTGGACCCGGCGATCGCCGCGACCGGGCAGCTCGCGCTGCTCCGCACGATCATCGAGGTCGCGATGGGGCGCGCCTTGGACGAGCGGTCCGGCTTCGCCCTCAAGGTCGCCCACGCGTATGTCACGGAGACCACCACCGAGCGGCAGCCGATCCTCACCGACATCGTCGAGCGGCTCCGACATCCCATGCCGGACTCCGCCGAGGCGATGAACGTCGATGTCGACGACGTCCGGGCGTGGGGCCTGGACGTGGCCCTCGTGCTGGACCGGCTGGTCGACGGTGACCTGCGCGGCATGTTCGACGGCCCGACGACCAACGGCATCGACCTGGACGCGCCACTGATCGTCTTCGACCTCTCCCACATCGACCGCAACTCGATCGCCATGCCCATCCTGATGGCCATCGTCGGCGTGTGGCTGGAGCACACCTGGATCCGGCCCGACCGGGTCAAGCGCGTCTTCCTCGTCGAAGAGGCCTGGCACATCATCAACAGCCCGTTCGTGGCCCAGCTCTTCCAGCGGCTGCTGAAGTTCGGCCGCCGCCTCGGCCTGTCCTTCGTCGCCGTCGTCCACCACCTGTCGGACGTCGTGGACGGCGCCGCGGCCAAGGAGGCCGCCGCGATCCTGAAGATGGCCTCGACGCGGACGATCTACGCCCAGAAGGCCGACGAGGCACGCGCGACGGGCCTGGTCCTCGGTCTGCCCCGGTGGGCGGTGGAGATCATCCCGACGCTCACCCCCGGCATCGCCGTCTGGGACGTCAACGGCAACGTCCAGGTCGTCAAGCACCTGATCACCGAGTCCGAGCGCCCGCTGGTCTTCACGGACAGCGCGATGACGCAGTCGTCCGTCGACCACACGGCCCAGGTCGAGGCGGAGGCGGTGGCCGACGCGGCCGCGGCCGCGGAGGTCTCGCTCGCGAAGCAGTTGGCCGACGACGCGGTGGCCTGA
- a CDS encoding ABC transporter permease subunit: MLPGLAYFLLFHYGAMAGNVIAFKDYVPFDGLWASQWIGLENFQRMFEDADFWASVVNTLWIALLQLTFYFPVPLALAMLLHGLTRDSVRRFVQSVAYLPHFLSWVIVVALFQQLLGDTGLLNSALGDAGLHSVDIIGNPDAFKPLVVAQVIWKDAGWGTIIFLAALAQVDEQQYEAAAIDGAGPWRRFWHVTLPAVRPIVVLLLIMRLGDVLSVGFEQMLLQRPAVGPEAAEIIDTFVYYKGIIGGDFGFAAAAGLFKGLVGAALVYTANKIAHRLGEQGVYR; encoded by the coding sequence ATGCTGCCGGGACTGGCGTACTTCCTGTTGTTCCACTACGGCGCGATGGCCGGCAACGTCATCGCGTTCAAGGACTACGTGCCGTTCGACGGGCTGTGGGCCAGCCAGTGGATCGGGCTGGAGAACTTCCAGCGGATGTTCGAAGACGCCGACTTCTGGGCGTCCGTTGTCAACACCCTGTGGATAGCGCTGCTGCAGCTGACGTTCTACTTCCCCGTCCCGCTCGCGCTCGCCATGCTCCTGCACGGCCTGACGAGGGACAGCGTCCGGCGCTTCGTGCAGAGCGTCGCGTATCTCCCGCACTTCCTGTCCTGGGTCATCGTCGTCGCGCTCTTCCAGCAACTGCTGGGCGACACCGGTCTGCTGAACAGCGCGCTCGGGGACGCCGGGCTGCACAGCGTCGACATCATCGGGAACCCCGACGCGTTCAAGCCGCTGGTGGTGGCGCAGGTGATCTGGAAGGACGCCGGCTGGGGAACGATCATCTTCCTCGCTGCGCTCGCCCAGGTCGACGAGCAGCAGTACGAGGCGGCCGCGATCGACGGCGCCGGGCCGTGGCGGCGCTTCTGGCACGTCACGCTGCCCGCCGTACGGCCCATCGTCGTGCTGCTGCTGATCATGCGGCTCGGCGACGTCCTCTCCGTCGGCTTCGAGCAGATGCTGCTGCAGCGCCCGGCCGTGGGGCCGGAGGCGGCGGAGATCATCGACACCTTCGTCTACTACAAGGGCATCATCGGCGGCGACTTCGGGTTCGCCGCCGCCGCGGGGCTGTTCAAGGGCCTGGTCGGTGCCGCGCTGGTCTACACGGCGAACAAGATCGCCCATCGTCTCGGGGAGCAGGGGGTGTACCGATGA
- a CDS encoding extracellular solute-binding protein codes for MSPSSYSRRTLLRSIAAGGAALAVPSVLTACSSASGGHDVSNAGKKLGAWPTHLPFQGPVPDLPGSANGVQAGFTSYPKNLVQAVAAKPGDGSTIKVLTITYGTPPKAAAQNTFWTAVNEALGVKIEYTVVPDSDYPNKMATLMAGDDLPDIINIGGGYVLPREAEFVQSKCADLSDFLSGDAVKQYPNLANIPTYAWQDMGRIGGRIFGVPVERSKPGNQLWINRNVFAGAGMKDGWTADDFLAVAKAATKGRSYALGASQQSVFGLNVHALAFGAPYEWKVEGGTFTDAYATPEFRASIEYMAKLRAAGLFEPNASATSQVDLKTQFYNGTVGSMTDGFGALISNVQGIKGKFDLDVALPYDASGSGGAKPAIQQARNIFGYTVLKKASKDRIKLMLRVLDYLASPFGSKEYELLHFGIEGTHFSRGADGSPKLNDLGLLEGNTNLPFKYLCDAPQVLFIPGRPEAARINHAWQVKAMPLMVRNPRFGLQSATLSRVGANVDQYLRDSVMSIVAGRKPIGEWDAVVKKMRNDGRAKMADELAEDYAANT; via the coding sequence TTGAGTCCCTCGTCGTACTCGCGGCGTACCCTGCTGCGCTCGATCGCCGCCGGTGGCGCCGCCCTCGCGGTCCCCTCCGTACTCACCGCCTGTTCGTCCGCCTCGGGCGGGCACGACGTCTCCAACGCGGGGAAGAAGCTGGGCGCCTGGCCGACGCATCTGCCCTTCCAGGGCCCGGTGCCCGACCTGCCGGGTTCGGCGAACGGGGTGCAGGCCGGCTTCACCTCGTACCCGAAGAACCTGGTGCAGGCGGTGGCCGCCAAGCCGGGTGACGGCAGCACGATCAAGGTGCTGACGATCACGTACGGGACGCCGCCCAAGGCGGCCGCGCAGAACACGTTCTGGACGGCCGTCAACGAGGCGCTGGGCGTGAAGATCGAATACACGGTCGTCCCGGACTCGGACTACCCCAACAAGATGGCGACGCTGATGGCCGGCGACGACCTGCCGGACATCATCAACATCGGCGGCGGGTACGTGCTGCCGCGCGAGGCCGAGTTCGTGCAGTCCAAGTGCGCCGACCTGTCGGACTTCCTGTCGGGCGACGCCGTCAAGCAGTACCCGAACCTGGCGAACATCCCCACCTACGCCTGGCAGGACATGGGCCGTATCGGCGGCCGGATCTTCGGGGTGCCGGTGGAGCGCTCCAAGCCCGGCAACCAGCTGTGGATCAACAGGAACGTGTTCGCCGGGGCCGGGATGAAGGACGGCTGGACCGCGGACGACTTCCTGGCCGTGGCGAAGGCGGCGACGAAGGGCAGGTCGTACGCGCTGGGCGCCTCGCAGCAGAGCGTGTTCGGGCTCAATGTGCACGCGCTGGCGTTCGGTGCGCCCTATGAGTGGAAGGTGGAGGGCGGCACGTTCACCGACGCGTACGCCACCCCCGAATTCCGGGCGTCCATCGAGTACATGGCGAAGCTGCGGGCGGCGGGGCTGTTCGAGCCGAACGCTTCGGCGACCTCGCAGGTGGACCTCAAGACGCAGTTCTACAACGGCACCGTCGGCTCGATGACGGACGGCTTCGGCGCGCTGATCAGCAACGTCCAGGGCATCAAGGGGAAGTTCGACCTGGACGTGGCGCTGCCGTACGACGCGAGTGGCTCGGGCGGCGCGAAGCCGGCGATCCAGCAGGCGCGCAACATCTTCGGCTACACCGTGCTGAAGAAGGCGTCGAAGGACCGGATCAAGCTCATGCTGCGGGTGCTGGACTACCTCGCGTCGCCGTTCGGCAGCAAGGAGTACGAGCTGCTGCACTTCGGCATCGAGGGCACCCACTTCAGCCGCGGCGCCGACGGGTCGCCGAAGCTCAACGACCTGGGGCTGCTGGAGGGCAACACCAACCTGCCGTTCAAGTACCTGTGCGACGCGCCGCAGGTGCTCTTCATCCCCGGCCGGCCGGAGGCGGCCAGGATCAACCACGCCTGGCAGGTCAAGGCCATGCCGCTGATGGTCCGCAATCCGCGCTTCGGACTGCAGTCGGCGACGCTGAGCCGGGTCGGCGCCAATGTCGACCAGTATCTGAGGGACAGCGTGATGAGCATCGTGGCCGGGCGGAAACCGATCGGCGAATGGGACGCGGTGGTCAAGAAGATGCGCAACGACGGCCGCGCGAAGATGGCCGACGAGCTGGCGGAGGACTACGCCGCCAACACCTGA
- a CDS encoding LacI family DNA-binding transcriptional regulator — protein sequence MTEAASRAGGQRRVTIRDVAERAGVSVATVSRVLAGNYPTSAAARAKVLRAVKDLDYVIDARARALAGTGPKTVAVIVQAVDSPFYAEVAQGVEQEAAARGRLCLVCSHGGDIARELALVQMMREQRAEVVVLVGGAVEDEPYRVRLNEYAHALSAAGSRLVLCGRPAPTPDMPVLVVEYDNEAGAYAITSHLLSAGHRRILFLGRIPGHSTFEPRLSGYRRALADHGLDPEPAQVSGSGMGRDNAYAAVRSMIAVSGGRPEFTAVFAGDDLVAAGAMAALRDAGLRTPEDVSVVGYNNEHFAQDLNPPLTTVHIPSYELGREAVRIALSEDVSGGPAQRRHLLGTHIVVRDSVGRAPRG from the coding sequence ATGACGGAAGCAGCATCACGGGCCGGAGGTCAGCGTCGGGTGACCATCCGGGACGTCGCCGAGCGGGCGGGCGTATCGGTCGCGACGGTCTCGCGGGTCCTGGCCGGGAACTATCCGACGTCCGCCGCGGCGCGCGCGAAGGTGCTGCGGGCGGTGAAGGACCTGGACTACGTCATCGACGCGCGGGCGCGGGCGCTGGCCGGGACCGGTCCGAAGACCGTCGCGGTCATCGTGCAGGCCGTCGACAGCCCGTTCTACGCCGAGGTCGCGCAGGGCGTCGAGCAGGAGGCCGCGGCCCGCGGCCGGCTGTGCCTGGTGTGCAGCCACGGCGGGGACATCGCGCGGGAGCTGGCGCTCGTGCAGATGATGCGCGAGCAGCGTGCCGAGGTGGTGGTGCTGGTCGGCGGCGCGGTCGAGGACGAGCCGTACCGGGTCCGGCTGAACGAGTACGCGCACGCGCTGTCGGCGGCCGGGTCGCGGCTGGTGCTGTGCGGCCGTCCGGCGCCCACGCCCGACATGCCGGTGCTCGTCGTCGAGTACGACAACGAGGCGGGTGCCTATGCGATCACCAGCCATCTGCTGTCGGCCGGGCACCGGCGGATCCTGTTCCTCGGCCGGATCCCGGGCCACAGCACCTTCGAGCCCCGGCTCTCCGGGTACCGCCGGGCGCTCGCGGACCACGGTCTGGACCCGGAGCCGGCGCAGGTCTCCGGATCGGGCATGGGGCGGGACAACGCCTATGCGGCGGTCCGGTCCATGATCGCGGTGTCCGGCGGGCGGCCGGAGTTCACGGCGGTCTTCGCCGGTGACGACCTGGTCGCGGCGGGCGCGATGGCCGCGCTGCGCGACGCCGGGCTGCGGACGCCCGAGGACGTGTCGGTCGTCGGCTACAACAACGAGCATTTCGCGCAGGACCTCAACCCGCCGCTGACGACCGTGCACATCCCCTCGTACGAGCTGGGCCGCGAGGCGGTCAGGATCGCGCTGTCCGAGGACGTGTCGGGCGGGCCGGCGCAGCGCCGCCATCTGCTGGGCACGCACATCGTGGTGCGCGATTCGGTGGGGCGGGCGCCGCGGGGCTGA
- a CDS encoding type IV secretory system conjugative DNA transfer family protein, protein MAAERRGTAERRAEGGVPDGLILGILGFLLGMTIMVWTATGIAGLFAHGQWPTAVHFTRTPLAMRHLIGDPHDIPGAWPESPPPELPGSGLFWGIFIGQLMVLFVLTVFLIGVLTRYRVVRANRREARAAAKAAQDTAGGERSEDTGAVPRPRRREPDREPNGQRDSEPKNEPEPEQRPEPAPAVPTAYEAQPPDAAPAPLQGHGTPVQPEFAPVPAGQGAPGPQIAAVPTGPGHGIPPLAPPAADPLAGGELTRTYALFAAPRGDKAKRAVEPAILNAAGAVIVTTADAETYRRTVGNRSKLGPVTVYDPAHLIDLPGRLRWAPHTGCEDAPKAATRAAALLAPLRPTSSLDSLTFSAAETLLRCWLHAAAVDGLPFRQVHRWAAGGAAGGEAVRILRTARTAAPGWSGELESILHAHPERRDAAQALIHRGLECLNSIHIRDACNPGRAGAPDWESFVSERGTLYVVGEAIEDPRARPGAMPLLTALVSSVVEHGRSMAARSSAGRLDPPITLVLDDIAALAPIPELPALLATGQADGLPVLAVFRSPEQARDRWRTALWQQADVRLSLGDPFGAIADEIPDAVRLG, encoded by the coding sequence GTGGCGGCGGAGCGACGCGGGACCGCCGAGCGGCGGGCCGAGGGCGGTGTCCCGGACGGACTGATCCTCGGGATCCTCGGCTTTCTGCTGGGCATGACCATCATGGTCTGGACGGCCACCGGCATCGCGGGGCTGTTCGCCCACGGCCAGTGGCCCACCGCGGTGCACTTCACCCGCACCCCGCTGGCGATGCGGCACCTCATCGGCGACCCGCACGACATCCCCGGCGCCTGGCCGGAGTCCCCGCCGCCCGAGCTCCCGGGCTCCGGGCTCTTCTGGGGCATCTTCATCGGCCAGTTGATGGTCCTCTTCGTCCTGACGGTCTTCCTGATCGGCGTCCTCACCCGGTACCGCGTGGTGCGCGCCAACCGCCGCGAGGCCCGCGCGGCGGCGAAGGCAGCCCAGGACACCGCCGGAGGGGAGCGGTCCGAGGACACCGGCGCCGTTCCCCGCCCCCGGCGACGCGAACCCGACCGTGAGCCGAACGGTCAGCGTGACAGCGAGCCAAAGAACGAGCCAGAACCCGAGCAGCGGCCCGAGCCGGCGCCCGCCGTACCGACGGCGTACGAGGCGCAGCCCCCCGACGCCGCCCCCGCGCCGCTACAGGGCCACGGCACCCCCGTCCAGCCGGAGTTCGCCCCTGTACCGGCCGGCCAGGGGGCTCCCGGCCCGCAGATCGCCGCCGTCCCCACGGGACCGGGACACGGGATACCGCCGCTCGCCCCGCCCGCGGCCGATCCACTCGCCGGCGGCGAACTGACCCGTACCTACGCCCTGTTCGCGGCCCCGCGCGGCGACAAGGCCAAACGGGCCGTGGAGCCCGCGATCCTGAACGCCGCCGGCGCGGTGATCGTCACGACCGCCGACGCCGAGACGTACCGCAGGACCGTCGGCAACCGCAGCAAGCTGGGCCCGGTCACCGTCTACGATCCCGCGCACCTGATCGACCTTCCGGGACGCCTGCGTTGGGCCCCGCACACCGGCTGCGAGGACGCGCCGAAGGCGGCGACCCGCGCCGCGGCGCTCCTCGCGCCGCTGCGGCCCACCAGCAGCCTGGACTCCCTGACGTTCTCTGCTGCCGAGACGCTGCTGCGCTGCTGGCTGCACGCGGCCGCCGTCGACGGTCTGCCGTTCCGTCAGGTGCACCGCTGGGCGGCGGGCGGCGCCGCGGGCGGCGAGGCGGTCCGGATCCTGCGGACCGCACGAACGGCCGCGCCCGGCTGGAGCGGCGAGCTGGAGTCGATACTCCACGCCCACCCGGAGCGCCGGGACGCCGCGCAAGCACTGATACACCGGGGGCTGGAGTGCCTCAACTCCATCCATATCAGGGACGCCTGCAATCCCGGTCGAGCCGGAGCACCGGATTGGGAGTCGTTCGTCTCCGAGAGGGGAACGCTCTACGTGGTGGGTGAAGCGATCGAGGATCCACGAGCCCGCCCGGGTGCGATGCCACTGCTGACCGCACTCGTATCGAGCGTGGTCGAGCACGGCCGGTCCATGGCTGCGAGGTCATCTGCCGGTCGGCTCGACCCACCAATCACGCTGGTCCTCGACGACATCGCGGCGCTGGCTCCGATCCCGGAGCTGCCCGCGCTGCTGGCCACCGGACAGGCCGACGGGCTTCCGGTGCTCGCGGTGTTCCGTTCGCCGGAACAGGCCAGGGACCGCTGGCGGACGGCGCTCTGGCAACAGGCCGACGTACGCCTGTCATTGGGCGATCCGTTCGGCGCCATCGCCGACGAGATCCCGGACGCGGTCCGGCTCGGCTAG
- a CDS encoding GNAT family N-acetyltransferase, protein MGYEIRATRPHEWQQRKQLRLAALLDPASSVAFVNTYETEAAFPEETWQRRGTTPGFVAVNEAGEWVGSATVLVEVGAAFPVPQTHIVGVYMAPEGRGNGLSERMLRAAIDWSWELPEKIGRVRLWVHEDNARAQAFYARLGFTRTGETMAFPLDESQTEYEMELPRPS, encoded by the coding sequence ATGGGATACGAGATACGTGCCACCCGCCCGCACGAGTGGCAGCAGCGGAAGCAGCTGAGGCTGGCCGCGCTTCTGGACCCGGCGAGCAGCGTGGCTTTCGTCAACACCTACGAGACCGAAGCGGCCTTCCCCGAGGAGACGTGGCAGCGCAGAGGAACCACCCCCGGGTTCGTTGCGGTCAACGAGGCCGGCGAGTGGGTGGGTTCCGCAACCGTGCTGGTGGAGGTCGGAGCGGCGTTCCCGGTCCCGCAGACCCACATTGTGGGCGTCTACATGGCACCGGAAGGCCGGGGCAACGGGCTGTCCGAGCGGATGCTGCGGGCCGCGATCGACTGGTCGTGGGAGCTGCCGGAGAAGATCGGCCGGGTCCGGCTGTGGGTGCACGAGGACAACGCGCGGGCGCAGGCCTTCTACGCGCGGCTGGGGTTCACGAGGACCGGCGAGACGATGGCGTTCCCGCTCGACGAGTCGCAGACCGAGTACGAGATGGAGCTCCCCCGCCCCTCCTGA
- a CDS encoding SCO6880 family protein, protein MTSQPFTQPRRTYLIGKARPNAIVGKNRETGEIALIVVGAFLGMMCGLLVPILPLRILTLVGWPLLAFAAVYMPYRRRTFYRWFEINRTYRRTLRRSPAYRSAVSEAGIGLDGREVEVGPPPGIGRINWLSAPFGPDEIAVLLHIDRRTVTAAIEIEGPGVGLRDSEDQEALVERFGTLLKHVANGDGYVTRLQMLARTLPADPDAHAKDVSLRGDPQAESWLKDSYEQLQSMVSTSSEQHRAYLVACMHFTRELAAEGHALARATVTRRSEVDKDAGLAAVMARELTDICARLAEADIRVRQPLGQARLSSLVHSMYDPDHPIDHIQAMTRRNAWPAELDATEPTYLQAKTRESSTRAPWHHSTAWVKEWPMTPVGVNFLAPLLVHTPDVIRTVAVCMDLEPTDVAIERMLTEKTNDDADASRAAKMNRVIDPRDVAHHGRVDQRGEDLASGAAGVNLVGYITVSSRSPEALARDKRTIRASAGKSYLKLEWCDREHHRAFVNTLPFATGIRR, encoded by the coding sequence GTGACGTCCCAGCCCTTCACCCAGCCGCGCCGCACATATCTGATCGGCAAGGCCCGCCCGAACGCGATCGTCGGCAAGAACCGGGAGACCGGCGAGATCGCGCTGATCGTCGTCGGCGCGTTCCTGGGCATGATGTGCGGCCTGCTGGTCCCGATACTTCCGTTGCGCATCCTGACGCTCGTCGGGTGGCCACTGCTGGCGTTCGCCGCCGTCTACATGCCGTACCGGCGGCGGACGTTCTACCGCTGGTTCGAGATCAACCGCACCTACCGCCGTACGCTGCGCCGCTCCCCCGCCTACCGGTCCGCGGTCTCCGAGGCCGGTATCGGGCTCGACGGGCGGGAGGTCGAGGTCGGGCCGCCGCCCGGCATCGGCCGGATCAACTGGCTGTCGGCGCCGTTCGGCCCCGACGAGATCGCCGTGCTGCTGCACATCGACCGCAGGACCGTGACCGCCGCGATCGAGATCGAGGGCCCCGGCGTCGGGCTGCGCGACAGCGAGGACCAGGAAGCCCTGGTGGAACGGTTCGGCACGCTGCTCAAGCACGTGGCGAACGGCGACGGCTACGTCACCCGCCTGCAGATGCTGGCCCGTACGCTGCCCGCCGACCCGGACGCGCACGCGAAGGACGTCTCGCTGCGCGGCGACCCGCAGGCCGAGTCCTGGCTCAAGGACTCCTACGAGCAGCTGCAGTCGATGGTGTCGACCTCCTCCGAGCAGCACCGCGCCTACCTCGTCGCCTGTATGCACTTCACCCGCGAGCTGGCCGCCGAGGGCCACGCGCTGGCCCGCGCGACCGTCACCCGCCGCTCCGAGGTCGACAAGGACGCGGGGCTCGCCGCCGTCATGGCCCGTGAGCTCACCGACATCTGCGCCCGGCTCGCCGAGGCGGACATCCGGGTCCGCCAGCCGCTCGGCCAGGCCCGGCTGTCGTCCCTCGTGCACTCGATGTACGACCCGGACCACCCCATCGACCACATCCAGGCGATGACCCGGCGCAACGCCTGGCCGGCCGAGCTGGACGCGACGGAACCGACGTATCTGCAGGCCAAGACCCGCGAGTCGTCCACCCGCGCGCCCTGGCACCACTCCACCGCCTGGGTGAAGGAATGGCCGATGACACCCGTCGGCGTCAACTTCCTCGCCCCGCTGCTCGTCCACACCCCGGACGTGATCCGCACGGTCGCGGTCTGCATGGACCTGGAGCCGACCGACGTCGCCATCGAGCGGATGCTGACCGAGAAGACGAACGACGACGCGGACGCCAGCCGCGCCGCCAAGATGAACCGGGTGATCGACCCGCGCGACGTCGCCCACCACGGCCGCGTCGACCAGCGCGGCGAGGACCTCGCCAGCGGGGCCGCCGGAGTGAACCTCGTCGGCTACATCACCGTGTCCTCCCGCTCCCCCGAAGCCCTCGCGCGGGACAAGCGCACGATCCGCGCCTCAGCGGGTAAGTCGTATCTGAAACTGGAGTGGTGCGACCGTGAGCACCACCGTGCGTTCGTGAACACGCTGCCGTTCGCGACCGGAATCCGCCGCTAA
- a CDS encoding hydroxyacid dehydrogenase, producing MPDRPTAVLAMRADVVDLVLPADLRARLEGCVRLHPDVITSGFDTLAARTALRAADLLITGWGCPVIGPDTLAAAPRLSAVIHAAGTVKDHVHPAVWQRGISVSSAADANAGPVIEFTLATIVLAARRTLGAAAQYARGDLPGFGERQGGDGATIGVIGASRIGRGVIDRLTTATAGYRVLLADPYVSAQTADELGVQLVELDELCRSSDIVTVHAPDLPETHHLLDARRLALLRDGAALINTARGRLIDTDALVRECSTGRFDAYLDVSEPEPLPHGHPLFGLPNVLVTPHIAGCQGTEVRRLGAYAVDEVRRWTRGERLLGEVSAADLERIA from the coding sequence ATGCCGGACCGACCGACCGCCGTCCTGGCCATGCGCGCGGACGTGGTCGACCTGGTGCTCCCCGCCGATCTGCGAGCCCGGCTCGAGGGCTGCGTACGACTCCATCCCGACGTCATCACCAGCGGCTTCGACACCCTCGCGGCCCGCACGGCGCTCCGCGCCGCGGATCTGCTCATCACCGGCTGGGGCTGCCCGGTCATCGGCCCGGACACCCTCGCCGCGGCCCCCCGGCTGAGCGCCGTCATCCACGCCGCCGGCACCGTCAAGGACCATGTGCACCCGGCCGTCTGGCAGCGCGGAATCTCCGTCTCCTCCGCGGCCGACGCCAACGCGGGCCCCGTCATCGAGTTCACTCTGGCCACCATCGTGCTGGCCGCCCGCCGCACCCTCGGCGCCGCGGCCCAGTACGCCCGCGGCGACCTGCCCGGCTTCGGCGAACGCCAGGGGGGCGACGGTGCGACCATCGGCGTCATCGGGGCTTCCCGTATCGGCCGGGGCGTCATCGACCGCCTCACGACCGCGACCGCCGGCTATCGCGTACTGCTCGCCGACCCGTACGTATCGGCGCAGACGGCCGACGAACTCGGCGTCCAGCTCGTGGAGTTGGACGAACTGTGCCGGTCCTCGGACATCGTCACCGTGCACGCCCCGGACCTGCCCGAGACGCACCATCTGCTCGACGCCCGGCGGCTGGCCCTGCTCCGCGACGGCGCCGCACTCATCAACACCGCCCGCGGCCGGCTCATCGACACCGACGCCCTGGTCCGCGAATGCTCCACCGGCCGTTTCGACGCCTACCTCGACGTCTCGGAACCGGAGCCGCTCCCCCACGGCCACCCGCTGTTCGGCCTCCCCAACGTCCTGGTCACACCGCACATCGCCGGCTGCCAGGGCACCGAGGTCCGCCGGCTCGGCGCTTACGCCGTCGACGAAGTACGGCGCTGGACCCGGGGCGAGCGCCTGTTGGGCGAGGTCAGTGCGGCCGACCTGGAGCGCATCGCGTAG